The sequence below is a genomic window from Cucumis melo cultivar AY chromosome 5, USDA_Cmelo_AY_1.0, whole genome shotgun sequence.
tttttgtttgtttaactTTTTGTTGGTTGTAAagttctttttctctcttttatttgCAAGACTCAATTGAGATATTAACTTGTATTTTGCATGTAACGATAATTATACATGAGACAAAATACtgttgtttctttgttttacccaaacaacaaaattacaaaatgatTTCACATATGTGAAATGTTATATGTCAAAAAAGAAACGTCATTATTTAGTTTGAGgttttatcttcttttatttattttttattatttttttatggcATCTTATGTCAAATTTGTAGGTTAATTAGGACAATTATCCCCAACAGTGACCAACAAAGTTATGGAGGTTTATGCTTGAAGTGGACAATATCTCAACATTTGTATGTGGTTTGTTTTTCTAATTGTTTAGTCTAATTTTTTTTGCAataaaaagaattttctttaaaattgatTGTTTTCCTCTtttgcaatatatatatatatatatgtatatagaaaTAAACCGAATATGTAACTATTGAAACATAGAGTAGGGTAAGGCAAAGGAAGGGacaaaaaaaagtgggaaaAGAATAGGTAGCTATCCCATggcagaagaaaaaaaaaacataaaagagaGTTATAATTGACCAACATTTTGGTCTGTGGCTCTATACAATCCGATTGCCTAATTCctatttttatgatttatagaaaattatttattttctcttttagaTATGTGTGAACGTTTGTGAACTCAGTTAATCTCAACTGATAATTCGCGATACTACAACATTTGAGTGCCAAAGAAGTGAGAGAAAATTAATTTCTAGATAGACGACTACCATGAATTGAAttcatgattttttttgttattaattgAAATGGTCTCTTTTTACCACGAGACTAATTTATGATAGTTTATAAAAGATTATTTCTAAAACCTAATTAAAGGCAAACAAAATTCAAGTAGTTAATTAGTTTTCCTATTTTAAACCATTCTTAAACTTATGCTaatattcttaaaataaaataatagagagagagataaaAAGTTATAATATCATGTGTATGCACGTGTGTGTGAAAAGGAAAAACGAAAAGCATGATTGTGATAGAAGGATtagtagagagagagagagagagagagagagataagagagaagaaaaaaaatatgtgacaaagGGTTGAGGTCGCTACACTAAACACAAGTGAGTGTATGGAATGGATTATGAATATGAAAAGGTGAGATGTTTCAAGAATGGAAATCTATTTCTACCCATTTTGGTAGAACCCATGTGCTTGGAAGGCCTTAAATCCTATTATTTGGCCGCTCCAAACAATTAAGCACAATCAAACTTGATCCAATTAAGCAGTCAAACTTGATCCAAAAAGTAATTTCTTAACCAATTGAGAGAATACATTAACTAGTTGGTGCACTAAGCACATAAGTGCTAACCAATTAGTTTCTCATCCGGGGGATGTTCCGAGAATTGGAATAAAGTAATAAGATTAAAAATATAATCCAAAATCCATATTTGAAATGGGCATTTTGAATGAGTTTTGTAATACTAAACTGATTTGGGAAAGCACGATCCTAATTTTATTCCATCCTCGTTTGTTCATCACGCATTCTAAAACCCATCAAATTCCCGGTATACTTGATTATATATCAACTCTCCTAATTCTTAAGTTTCAACATATTTCACTTTTAACCCATGAGTTGTAAAAAAATTTCTATTTgatttctaaatttaaaaattctaTGTCGAAGACCATTGAgttttgagttttatttttgGTCCTTTAGATCTCAATATATTTTACACCTCCCTCCAAATCCTTATGGATGCTCCATTTTTTGTTATCGTAGACGAATAATTACTGAAAATTACTTAAAATTCTAGAGAGCAGATAGAGACAGTTTTTGATGTTTTTGATGTTTTTGATCTTTTACCATGTTTTTCTGGAATGAGAACAAATTATTGAAACACTTCTTTTACCTTagacaaaacaaaaaaccaaaaatattaaaatagttCTCAAAATCCCTTCACCCctcttaaaaaaagaagaagaagacaaattTAAGAATTGaacttttatttgttcataaacCCATTAACCCATCACTGTGCTGCCCCTCATCGCTGTGATCTTGttattaaaagaaagaagaaaaaagaaaaaggttcaaCAAAATGAAATATCTTTCACTCATGAAAGGGTCTGAAATTTCGAAGTTCAACAACTTTAAAGGCATGAACTGCCATAAAAAATCCACACAAACTTAATAtatacatttcttttttaaaaaaaccataaATAAGAAATAGCTATCAAAATCCCTTACACCCATCTAAAAAGTTATTAACCATTTAAAAAGGAAACTGTCCTTTTagacacaaaattgaaagttaagACATCTATACAACATGGTTCTAAAGATTGACATATTTCTAAAGACAAACTTAAAAATTGAGTAAATCTGTAGTGTAGTTTACTGCTAAAAGAAACCCATAAACAATAAATAGTTATCAAAATCCCTTACACCCCTTCCTTTCCccaaagaaaaatcaaaattcaaGGACCCTATTAAAACATTTTTGAAGTTCAACGTCCTTTTATAGACACAAAACAGAATTTCAAAATCCGAGGAGAGTAAATTAGTAGTTTACTCCTAAAAGAACCACAATTAAACAATATCTAAAGTTAATTATCAAATTCCCTTTCACGCACTTCCCTTACCAAGAAAAAACAACCACAAACAAGAAACAGGCCAGTCCTTATTAACCCGATATTTGGAAACGTTGATGATTAAGTGGAAATGGGAGTGTGTAGATGTACCTGATATGGAGAAACAGGGCAGAAAAAGGCAGGTAGGCAGATGCAAAAGGAGGGGAAAAAGATCCCAGTGATGAGAGACAGCACTATGTAAGCTCTAGCTTAATGAAGGGATATGGAATCTTTACAATAGGCTGCTGCCTgtcaagagaaaaaaaaaataagtgagAAGTCATATCAGTCTATTCTGTCGCAGTACCTATCTTTATGCCAATGCATACAGAAAacttcaattatttatttatttgtttttcttttcagaCTTGTACGTACCTCACGGCTTATGACTCAATTGGCTGCTTGCCTACTTCCTCCAGCAAAAGCTgccattgttttttttttttttttctctctctctgaCTGCCTCTAACTTATGAAAGCTTGATAAATACTTAAGCTCCCAGGTAGGAGTAGCTCTAGTCTTGTACCTTCCTTCACATGACCgacaataataaaaatgaaaaaggctCTCAAATTTCATTGTTgttcttaatttttcttgaagaaaatattatttttacttATTCTCATTGTCGTctttactatttttctttttaatcttcAAATTTTAGAAAGAATTTGCCCCGACGTTGGTCACTAAACTTGAAATACAAGTCCATGCGATGtgatataaaaaaatttatcatgaTAATGTTTGGGGCTAGGAATGAAGTGAAGTGGACTATAATAATCCACACTTCATTGAGGGTAAGGATTAGTTTCAGTTGAGGATTAGGATTTAAAATAACTCTCATATCATTACTACTCTTCAACTCTAGAAATATTTGTTTAAGTATTGGAAAGCTCATCAACCAATTTTCTGATCTTCGCTGGTCAATCTCTAATCACCATCTTTGGTGACGGCAGTGACTCCATCAACAAACTTCACCATTACCACTGATCAACCttgaaaaattttaataattttttttaaagttcaagCTAATCTCCGATGATCATCATTGGCCAATCTACGACCACCAATGACTCTACCGACAAACTTTCGAAAACTTAACTCTAGCGACCGTCGCCAACTAACCTCCCAATCGCTACCAATCaaccttaaattttttttaatgaaaacatTTTTAGGGTTTAGACTAATATCTGGTGATTATTGTCAACCAAGCTCCGACCAATAccaatcaatttaaattttttaactaACTCCAGAGACTGTCGTCAtcaatcaattaatttttttttttaacaaaagcatttctaatatatataacaataaaaAGAAACTTGTATATACAAATGCTTTCAAAACAAAGTTTAACCACATTATGCTTTTGTTCTAAGttcttataaaaaatatttaaataaaaaggaATTTTTTATAACCTTTTTCTAATTCCAAATACATTTagttaattataataatattttttaaaacacttTATTATGCTTTTTTTTGCCTTGCAAAATTATTTATCTACTTGTTAAACTTGTTAATATTCATTTGTACATGAACCATCTAATCAACAAGATTAAATCACATATTAATTTctacaaaatatattataatataaaattgtagAAGAATGCATCTCAACTAGTAATAAACTATTTTGTATAAATTAGTGGAAGGTACATCGAACTATGTTTTCAAAAAATGGTATTTCATGTATGCAAAAATTAatagtagaaaaaaataaacttgATATGACCCGACTATAAAAATTTACAATTCAAAcatagattataataatccGCACCACTATTATAATAACCATAAACATAGACTATAATAACacatactataataataataaattttaataactCACTCCGTTAAGATACGCCTTCTTATAAAGAGGAACTTTCTAgagaaaattagaattttatTCTCGGAAGAAGCAAGAGTGGTAAACAACGATATGAAATGCACAGTAATATGTATATACAAAATCCAAAGGGggaaaaaattaaattgttcCATAAAACAAAATCTTGAAACTATTCGGGTAAAATCAAACTCAAGCTTATCCGTTTTGTCTGGGTGTGTATATACCAATAATTCTCATTTCTCATTAACTCCCAAAAAAAATCACTCGTCATTCTAACCGGAAACCAAGCAATGAGGAATAATAAAGCTTTTGTCCTATTTCCAACTTTCaagtaaaaataaaagttagaaGTAAACCAAAAAAGGGgggaaaataaacaaaaaaaacagccattcttttcttatttattaaaaaataccGTATTCCCTTACACATCAGAACAATCATTGCGCTTATTTATCCCCTCACAGATCCTTGGTTTGAAATATCCCTTTTAGAGACATTCTTGAATCCAAAAACTACAAAACTATTGGATACTAGGTAATAACTTATTATAGGCTCAATTCATGGTGGTCATTCATCTAAGATTAAATATCCCGTGAGTTTCCTAACACTAGAGATTAGTCAAGGTGTGTAAGCTGTCCTAACACTCACTGATAAAGTTATGGAACAAACTAGCTGTCTTTCAAAAACTTATAACAAAAAACCATTTTGTTTAATAAAAGCCTCTTGTCAATAAGGGCCAAGGCCAAAACAGACTTCCCTCTTTTTTATACTcagaaaataatattattttagcaACTAGGCTCAATAATCTTCTACCAAGAATGGAGAGAGAGTTACCTGTCTTGATCGAGAAGCAGGCAGATAAGCTTTTAGCAATGCAGGGCCCTCACGTCAATCCACCAGCGCAAAGAGAGTAATGATAATGCATGCATGACCCAACATTGCAACATTCTGCGAGTAATATATGACAGTGCCGGGAGCCCATTTTTGTGTCATATATATGAAGAATACAATCATGCTAACCATCATTACACCCTGTAAGTTGTATTGTCACCAAcctgaaaagaagaaaataaagtgATGGAGGAGAGTAAAGCGATGAAGCAACAGCCCAAGAAAAACTTGTGGAAACCAGAAGAAGATTTCATCCTCAGAAGCTACGTGGAAACTCATGGTGAAGGGAATTGGGCGACTGTCTCCCAGGAATCAGGTAAAAGAAATCGACTCCAAAACTATAGATTAACTGAATATAAAAGGTGCATGCAATAGTAATACTATATCGGCTACAATTCATCGTTCCCAGAACCCTATAGAACACAGTGGGACAAAGATGAacgaattttttaaaaaatagttcaCACATATCAGGAATTGTAGGGTTCACATctctgtgtgtgtgtgtgtgggcGTCCCTCCCCATCTCTCAGGTTTGATGCGAGGAGCAAAAAGCTGCAGGCTGAGATGGAAGAATTACCTCCGACCTAATATAAAACGTGGGGGAATGTCCAAAGAGGAAGAGGATTTAATAATCCGTATGCATAAACTTTTAGGCAACAGGTCAGTTTGTATAGCATTAACCTCTACAAAGCTTAATCGTTACTTACAGTAAAGAGAGCAAACTTGCTGAATGTTTGGTTTCAACTCTGTTACTTCTTCCATCAGATGGTCATTGATTGCTGGTCGGCTTCCGGGTCGAACTGATAATGAGGTGAAGAACTACTGGAATACCCATTTAAACAAGAATGGTCTGCAAGATAAAAGAAAAGCAAATAACTCGAACAGCTGTAAGAAAAATGATGACAACAACAGCGACGATGGGAATAATAAGAAGCAGAAGAAAGTTATCAATCAGACTTGTTATCCTCAACCGCCATTATACAGAGACAACGGGGCAGATTTGGCTCATGATATACAGAGAAGGAACCAGGAAGAGAACAGAGAAAAGCAAAATCCTTCGAATATGGATGACATAACAAGTTctcattataatataaattcaCCAATGATACCTGCAAATAACACGACGTTTAATTTTGACGACGAGCCTTACTTTGACCACCTTGATCCCTTCTTCCTGTTCGAAGCATTTGGATGCAGTAGTGTTGATGCATCACTGGATAACATGTAACTTGTGATTCATTAGGTTTTGAGAAACTCCACGCTCAGGTAGGCTTCTATTGTCAAAATCCTTATTCTTTTCCACCCATTAAGATGGAAAAATTGCACCGGCTCTGTTTAACATTCAGAACCGAAGCTTCAAATTCCATGCGACCTTTTCCTGTACCTTTTGAGCAACTTCACACATCGTTATCTAGCAATCAAAACTGCACTTTCAAAAAACATCTTGGAATCTACCAAATTTTACAGCGCGGAAGCTGAACATGGCTATTATATTCTAGATATCATTATTTCTATTATAtgtattaagaaaataaataaatagcgGTACATGTTGGAGAACACAGAAAGACTTATCCAGTTTAAGTGCAATGCTTTGGTGCATTTCCTTGTGGAAGTTGACTGAACAAGAATATGAAAGCCTTTCCATTAGATATCATTGAACATTCATATAATATGATGGATTGATACCAtggaaaatctaaaaaatccACACTTTCCTACCAAAATTAAGTTACTTAACAGATATTCAATTCTCTATGTTCCAATGTATTGGACCAACAGGGCTTGTTTATCAACAAGGAATAGAACGAATATTACAAGACTTCATCATGCTGAATGTAATATGAACCATCATCCAGTGGCAATGAAGGAGGGGTTCCAGGAGGGATGTTAGCAGCCCCATTCTCTCCAGCACACACACATAAAGCCTCCGCATCCCTGATGGCAGCGTCAAGGTCAATGTGACCACTTAACTCATTGATAAACTTCAAGAGTGTGTCGAAGTCCATCTGCTCCCCCATTATCTTGTTACGATAGCGCTTCAAGACTGCAACACAAATGTACAGATGCAGGTGTTCGGATGGATAATGAGTCCACAATACCTCCCATAGGTGCATGACCTTTTCGTATTCAAATTCTCTGTCCATGAATAAAGAGCATATTAGCAAGATAATTAAGAGAACAAATGCATGATAAACTAATTCTCTATCGAAAGTTGTGCCATAAAATGAGAAATATAACTCTATTAATGGTGATATAAAATCAGCACACGGTGCAACTCAAAAGAAATTTTAGAAGATGAAGTTAGTCTATGATACAAAGTGGTGAGACTAGGCCTTCATTGGAGGGAAGGCAGCTAAGTTACTAGCAGAGAATTGGGAACATGATATTCAGttaaattcaataaattaaatatcttttaGATGCTGATGTTCATGAGTAGTTAAATCAAATAAGAATTAGGCCCTATCTGTTTCCAATCTATGAATTGCCTATAGAATGCTGCCAACCCATGGATACTTTATAGTTAACTCTTTAGGGTTCTGGAGATAATCTCCTCTTATTACTAGTATCATTGTGCTCTTTGGGCAAATATTTTCAAACTCTTCAAAAGAAGATATAGAGAACAGGGTAAAAATTTCTGTACCTGTCCACATTTTCTAAGTACTAGTGGGACGATCTTCTAACCAAACAATCACAACAAATACCATAGCAATGTAAATTGTAACTATTATCCTTCCTAAGTTTTGTAAATGTTGAATTGCCTATGGCATCCGACTAGCTTAGTTAAACATCCATCTAAATAGCATCATATTCATTGATACTTGGTAGTAAGGGCGGACATATGTTGTTTAATGTGAATTGATTACTCCTTTACTCACTCCAACTTACGTAGTCCTTCCTTCTCACAAAGTAGAATGCTCGAGAATCAGCCCATTTTTTCTCACTCCACACAATGGCAGCAGCTATGTATGTCACGTCTACTAACATGCTAATTTCCCGTCCGCTCACTTTGGGCAGGGTAATATATTATAGCATTTAACTCGTAAAATTGTTGAATAAATTCAATCACAAGGTGTTTTCCTTGCTTGCATGTATTTCTATATTCATGCGAAAGTCAATAAAACTTCAAAGCCAGTCAACAATCTTTTAGCATTCATATATTACGTGCAGAACCTTCCCTGCACAATATTTAGCCAGTCAACATCTTGTAGTTTTGAAACTTTGAAGACTCAAATTTCTTCCCTTTATGCCCACTGCCAGTATAATATGCATTACACACTACACGAACCAAAACTTTCTGTTTTGGACTGATCGGAGTATTGTATCTTACTTTCTAAAGCACATTTCTTAATCCCTTTGCCCAGAGACTCATAATTTAAACAGATATTAATAGCAATCAATTAACAAACGAAAGGATAGTGTAGAAAAACTGTAGAATATTgggtaaatataaatataaccAATATTCCagtcttaaaagaaaaaaaatatgcaaaataCAGATGACATGAGCCTGACCTTTTGAACTGTATGAGAACCCAACGGAAGCAAAAGAAATAATTCAAGCAATCATGCTGGCTGAAGTAGTTGTGCAATGGGGTATCTAACAACTCTACCAGCTGCCAAAGACGTAGCAGAAGAAAATTAGGAAGGAAAATCATACCATATAAACGTACCATTGCATcataaaatcaatatatttaGAAAGAAATGTAAGCTTTcctattaaataaaattagatattcataaataaaaatttaaaaattaattataaaagataatgtatttaaaaattaatgaaCAATGAATAAATCAAGTATGGCAGCTTTTTTCACAAAATGATTTGTTGATGCAAttagataaaaagaaaagattcctATGCTCTTCTATTCCATTGACAACAAGACAGCCAAATATTGAAAGAAATTGAGCAAATAAACATCTCAAAAGGTCAAAATGACTAACAACTTAATGTATTGAAGAAACCAAGAAAGCTCCAATAAAATCATGAAAGTAATGAAAGGGAGACTCAGATAAGCAAAGGAAGTCTCAAAAAGAAGATTACAGAAAGCTCTTTCAACTGGCATGTTTTGCATCATATCTTAGGGATTCCTTGGTTCGGGCTGAAGAAGCAATGCCACAAACACTTGACAACGTATAGTAACAAAAGGAGGGGATCATAAAATACAAGGGCTATACATTAGTTAGGTTGATAAGCTAGCCCTTTAATAATAATGTTCTACTCGTAAAAACTAGGCagatttattaataaatttcaCTTTATTGTTTTTCTCCATATATGGTATTCAGGGCCAGCTTTAAGAGACAGCCGGAAAAAAACAACCACGTTCAGAAGTGATAAGTTCAAACAAGATGTTGTTGTAAGCTCAGGAATCTCTTGGAACaattcaaataaatataatagaGGTTCAACAAATGATGGATACCAATGGGAAGAAAGTTCAATCAACTAGTTCTATATCTTTCTGATATGCACGGtcaaagaaaacaaacaaagatGCAAGAGGGCTAAGCACCTTTCTTGATACATAAAAAATGATGGGATGGAGATAAAGATTCAAAAGATTTTCCGATAGGCAGCAAAAATTATTAACTTAGGTTTCAGTTTGTggagaaaacaagaaaatcCCTTCCCCAAAGTCATTGTCACACAGAGCTCCAACCTGCCCATCAAAACAGCATTGGGAACAGAGGATCTTTCTTTACTGGCAGCAAATACAGTTCTTATACGTTTCTCCATTAAAACCGATTGTCAACAGTAACTGTTtacttaaaatttaaatgataaaataaatatCAAGCAACCTATTGCACAATAATTTATCTAACCACTATAAATATAGATATCGTGAATCCAATTTGTATGTGCATGCAACGAAATACAAGGGAGGTGGGAACCTTGGAAATTGCAAAAAGTTGGCAATGCATCCCAGTCTGGTCACGATTGAAGTTTGGTCCAAGGCGTTCCATTAGAgcaacaaaacaccaaaatgaCTCTGACTCATCGCCCATTACAAACAATATAGGTGAAAGGAAATCACTCATACCCTGTAAGTTATGACAGTAAAATCATCAAGAGTTAGTAGAgcaacaaaacaccaaaatgaATCTGACTCATCACCCATTACAGACAACATCGGTGAAAGGAAATCAGTCATACCCTGTAAATTATCACAGTAAAACCATCAAGAGTTAAATGTAGTTTAACCAATGTGATTTGACTCGCATAATTCGCCAAAGCAATTTTAGTGCATCAAAAAAGGTGTAAAAGAGGGGGGGAAAAAACTAAAGTGTAGCTTACATCTATTGGCATAtcaaaaaattgaattaaaaaaactaTGAACATGGCCATAAAttaaaacacacacacacacacaactTTCATGCATTACAATTTGATGATGATCATTAAATGCACAACAAAAGTAAGTCTTAGTTGGCAATTAACCAGGATAAACTGTTTGGAAGATACCATGGTTGTATAGGACCATTTAGAAAGTCTGattgaacctttttttttcttcttttttattattaagaaACACTTAAATCGATGAATGAAATATCCAAATAGTAACAAAAGGGGAACCTGATAAGGAGAATAACCAAAAACCAACAATAAAAACAACATTGGtcaatttgatgaaattttaacttttttcagAATTCTCCGAACTAGGCCCTCATGGAATAGTCTTATTCTCCTATGCTCGTATATTTACAGacattgtaaatatatatatgtttatatcaaaataacaattttggttgagaaaaaatgaaagaatacacaAACATACAAAAAACCAAGCCTACAAAAAGAGGAAACTCCCTTTACAAGAAGGAACTCCAATTATACGAAATAACACCTATAGAATAATTAAATAGAAGATAGAATTTAGAAAGCACCTAAAACTTCGAACATCCTAGTTATATCCTTGCTGACATATAGAATTCATATCTAGATCAAACGACTTCATATGTAGATATAATACTGTTAGGTGGCAGCATACATTACAAAAACTTCAGGTAACCCTTAACTGGCGATTAATTTCAAATGAGGTGTACACTCTTTCTGAGCCACTAGTATTTGGTTGATGAAAAAGGTAAGATCAAGTATAAGTAATATTCTTTGATGCCTGAACTATAACTATTAGGCATAGGAAAAATGAAATACCTGACAATATCCAAGATCGAAGTTATAAAATGAGTAGGTCAACAAAATATCGTGAAGAAGCTTCACATTAGGGTTTTCATCCCcatcaaagaaagaaagtgaTCGGTCTGTCCTCACCTTAGGAAAACATTAGGATAAACTAtttagaaatggaaaaaaaaatcaaatttatttaataacCAACTAAAGAAAACAAAGTATTTCCTTTCAATACACCTACCACATCTTTCTCAATAAggccttttctttctttaaatttGGTAAATCTTTTTGCCTGCTCTGGGGATATActctgcaaaaaaaaaaaaaaaaaccatagtACGTAGATAAGCTTCACTAAGTGGGTTGTGGAAAAATGGATTACTTCATTATTTACAAAGTTTTACCTCAAATAAATTTATCAAGAGAACCTATAGATAATTCCGTGGAACAAAGGTTCCACAACATAAAAGTTCGAAAAAGATTCACTTATATTTTTTGATAGATGGACTACTCACTAGGCTGTCTTGAATGAAGTATACAGTACagactttttttttctccataaTCTCTATTGATGGGTTATGAAATACCTTTTTTTGGATAATTGAGACAGAtttcatttcaaaatattaaaggATGTAAGGCATCCCCTTCAATCCAATAAAAATGGGGTCTGTTAACAAAAGTCCCGAATCCAAATTGATTGTAAAATAAGTAAGCAATCACTTTTCATTGGTTGGATAAAAAGAGATTAGTgctcaaaagtacaagaaatCCAAAAAAGGATACAAAACcataatagaaaaataaattaaaacaaagaaACATAAAAGAATAATGAGAGCAACACAAAAGCATTTTCAGTTGGGACAAATATTGTAGGCTCTTATTAGGACATCATGTGATGTaggaagatttttttttttttttttttttggttcctttttgtttactttattaattagttGCATTGTTAATTTTAGTTAATTCCTAGCTAAGTAGTATTTAGAATTTAGTTATGATCTTATTCTTCATCAAGTCTATCTATAGCCACTTTTAGGCAGTAATTGAGAGCCACTACTTTCGACCAAGCGAACACTTAGGATCGGCTCGCATGGAGGATGTTGTCAATAGTGGCCCATTTTGTTGTGTTTTCTAATAGGAGGAAGACTCGAATCAAGTTCTTTGAAGATATGAATTCATGGATTTCGTTTAGAGACTCTTCTTCCAGAAGTTCAGTTTGTTGCTTGCTTGTCATAGGGCAccagagattttttttttttgttttttttatttattttttttttttgggaaagGGCACCAGACATATGATCGGGAGTTCCTCCTCCATCAGCCTTTCAATGAGAAAGGTCATTGTTTATGGTTGGTAAGGGTGCATGCTAACATGCTGAATCTTTAAGGGAAAAGGAACAATAGAGTGCTGGATAGAGCCCCCAATTGAAGTTTGGACCCTTATTAGCTTTCATGTTTCTCTTTAGCCATCGACTTCAAAGTTTTTCTGTAGCTATTCTAAAGGTTTTATTTTGCTTGATTAATCTCCTTTTCTTTCGTggggtttcttttttcttcaagaagagttaattattcaaattcttcagctaaaaattatttttgggCATAAAAAGCTAACTTTTATAATCTCTACCATCTAAACTATAAAGTCACGTGGTGATAAAACTCATGTAGCCTTCTAGCTTCTGCagtaaactaaaaaaaattgtagaagagGGTTTATGATAAACCTGCCACTGGTTCTTTATTGTCAAATACTCGGATCTTTTGATGGATTGAAGATATTCCCTCTCAGCATATGTGGAATCATAAGCATGGAACCCCAACA
It includes:
- the LOC103496778 gene encoding transcription factor WER-like, with protein sequence MEESKAMKQQPKKNLWKPEEDFILRSYVETHGEGNWATVSQESGLMRGAKSCRLRWKNYLRPNIKRGGMSKEEEDLIIRMHKLLGNRWSLIAGRLPGRTDNEVKNYWNTHLNKNGLQDKRKANNSNSCKKNDDNNSDDGNNKKQKKVINQTCYPQPPLYRDNGADLAHDIQRRNQEENREKQNPSNMDDITSSHYNINSPMIPANNTTFNFDDEPYFDHLDPFFLFEAFGCSSVDASLDNM